One stretch of Nocardia mangyaensis DNA includes these proteins:
- a CDS encoding alpha/beta hydrolase, translated as MRRLLCCLLVLFGCGVVASPVASAAPGILEVRPLGGRQLEVVVYSAAMNRSVTVWMSHPGAGAPALYLLNAVDGGESGGPWMRRTDVVDFFADKPVNVIVPIGGRASMYTDWQRDDAALGRNKWATFLTAELPPLLNERFGMSGANGIAGLSMSATSALNLAIAAPGLYRAVGAFSGCTQTASALAQTLIRAQLATFGADASNMWGGPGDPAWVANDPVVHAERLRGTAIYLSSGNGLPGPHEAINAPSIAGNVGVLLDRLLVGGTMEAVVGSCSSPLAGRLAELGIPADVRFRAAGTHAWPYWQDDIHDSWPMFAAALGA; from the coding sequence ATGCGTCGGCTCCTGTGCTGCCTGCTCGTCCTGTTCGGCTGCGGTGTCGTGGCCTCGCCCGTGGCCTCGGCCGCTCCGGGAATCCTGGAAGTCCGCCCGCTCGGCGGCAGACAGCTCGAAGTGGTCGTGTACTCGGCGGCGATGAATCGTTCGGTGACGGTGTGGATGTCGCATCCCGGCGCCGGCGCGCCCGCGCTGTATCTGCTCAACGCCGTCGACGGTGGCGAGAGCGGCGGGCCGTGGATGCGGCGTACCGATGTCGTGGACTTCTTCGCCGACAAGCCGGTCAATGTGATCGTCCCGATCGGTGGCCGCGCCAGTATGTACACCGACTGGCAGCGTGACGACGCGGCGCTGGGCCGCAACAAGTGGGCCACCTTCCTCACCGCCGAACTGCCGCCGCTGCTCAACGAGCGCTTCGGCATGAGTGGCGCCAACGGCATCGCGGGACTCTCGATGTCGGCCACCTCCGCGCTGAACCTCGCCATCGCCGCACCGGGTCTCTACCGTGCCGTCGGCGCGTTCAGTGGCTGCACCCAGACGGCCAGCGCGCTGGCCCAGACCTTGATTCGCGCCCAGTTGGCCACCTTCGGCGCCGACGCCTCCAATATGTGGGGCGGCCCCGGTGACCCGGCCTGGGTGGCGAACGATCCGGTCGTGCACGCGGAGCGGCTGCGCGGCACCGCCATCTACCTGTCCTCGGGCAATGGCCTGCCGGGCCCGCACGAGGCGATCAACGCCCCGAGCATCGCGGGCAATGTCGGCGTCCTGCTCGATCGTCTGCTGGTCGGCGGCACCATGGAAGCCGTCGTCGGCAGCTGCTCGAGCCCGCTGGCCGGGCGCCTGGCCGAACTCGGCATCCCCGCCGACGTCCGCTTCCGGGCCGCGGGCACCCACGCCTGGCCCTACTGGCAGGACGACATCCACGACTCCTGGCCGATGTTCGCGGCTGCCCTCGGCGCCTGA
- a CDS encoding TetR/AcrR family transcriptional regulator yields the protein MSSEPPARRGSLREEQKRLTRARIVETARQLFETQGYSDVRVDDIAAAVGCSRATFYLHFTGKPEVLRAIANEGTLTSVRLFYADLDRVLTTGSREAFAGWMARAIDWFLVNKDMLPAWDEATAVEPGFRAVAREGIMTLADSMPAYLERWPERRRDEARLRIELLVAQLERFFTRWAMHGTIEVTAEQAAAVLTDVWFPALQAPAD from the coding sequence ATGTCGTCCGAACCGCCCGCCCGCCGCGGCTCCCTGCGCGAGGAACAGAAACGCCTGACCAGGGCCCGGATCGTCGAGACCGCCCGCCAGCTGTTCGAGACCCAGGGCTATTCCGATGTCCGGGTCGACGACATCGCCGCGGCGGTCGGCTGCAGCAGAGCCACCTTCTATCTGCACTTCACCGGCAAACCCGAGGTGCTGCGCGCCATCGCGAACGAGGGCACGCTCACCAGCGTCCGGCTGTTCTACGCCGACCTGGACCGAGTGCTCACGACCGGTTCACGCGAGGCGTTCGCCGGCTGGATGGCCCGGGCGATCGACTGGTTCCTGGTCAACAAGGACATGCTCCCGGCCTGGGACGAGGCCACCGCGGTGGAACCCGGATTCCGCGCGGTGGCGCGCGAAGGCATCATGACGCTGGCCGACAGCATGCCCGCCTATCTCGAACGCTGGCCCGAGAGACGCCGCGATGAGGCCCGGCTGCGGATCGAACTGCTCGTCGCCCAGCTCGAACGGTTCTTCACCCGCTGGGCCATGCACGGCACCATCGAGGTCACCGCCGAACAGGCCGCCGCCGTGCTCACCGACGTCTGGTTCCCCGCCCTGCAGGCACCGGCCGACTGA
- a CDS encoding TfoX/Sxy family protein, whose amino-acid sequence MAYDEELAERIRECLDPAPDFVEKKMFGGLAFLIGGNMAVAVTGEDGLMVRVERAEFDALLDAPTATPMMMGAREMTGWILVTTAALDDAAVLREWVGRGVSYARTLPRKR is encoded by the coding sequence ATGGCATACGACGAGGAACTCGCCGAGCGGATCCGGGAGTGCCTGGACCCGGCGCCGGATTTCGTCGAGAAGAAGATGTTCGGCGGACTGGCCTTCCTGATCGGCGGCAACATGGCCGTCGCCGTCACCGGCGAGGACGGGCTGATGGTGCGGGTCGAGCGCGCCGAGTTCGATGCGCTGCTGGACGCGCCCACCGCGACGCCGATGATGATGGGCGCACGGGAGATGACCGGCTGGATCCTGGTCACGACCGCGGCCCTCGACGACGCCGCGGTCCTGCGGGAATGGGTCGGGCGCGGGGTGTCCTACGCCAGAACCCTGCCGCGAAAACGCTAG
- a CDS encoding DUF6875 domain-containing protein → MRSVTGPRTGATWWCVHDDPARWRAEHPGTATLLDWFADLTRPDPAQGRPGPVCPFVKPAAAHHALWIAEHPGGDTLTAADIATAADDAFTLYRALPTDGPCAVLTVFPGLTHTARIDDAHAARKTEIVGTGAMLGQFYPGCPVAGLWNRDYRPLDAPLPMLVIRPMMNTDFPFLVGEPEWLSAYLAVHAPGLPRKLRAAIAQRMHVPDSGAGSITELRAHFPDEHAQPGHERGNAGH, encoded by the coding sequence ATGCGCTCGGTCACCGGTCCGCGCACCGGCGCCACCTGGTGGTGCGTCCACGACGACCCCGCGCGCTGGCGCGCCGAACACCCCGGCACCGCCACCCTCCTCGACTGGTTCGCCGATCTGACCCGCCCCGACCCCGCGCAGGGCAGGCCGGGCCCGGTCTGCCCCTTCGTCAAACCCGCTGCCGCCCATCACGCCCTGTGGATCGCCGAACACCCCGGCGGCGACACCCTCACCGCCGCCGACATCGCGACCGCCGCCGACGACGCGTTCACCCTCTACCGCGCATTGCCCACCGACGGCCCCTGCGCGGTCCTCACCGTCTTCCCCGGCCTCACCCACACCGCCCGCATCGATGACGCCCATGCCGCCCGCAAGACCGAGATCGTCGGCACGGGTGCGATGCTGGGCCAGTTCTACCCGGGATGCCCGGTCGCCGGGCTGTGGAATCGCGACTACCGCCCACTCGACGCGCCACTGCCGATGCTGGTGATCCGCCCGATGATGAACACCGACTTCCCGTTCCTGGTCGGCGAACCGGAATGGCTCTCGGCCTACCTGGCCGTGCACGCCCCGGGCCTGCCGCGCAAGCTGCGCGCCGCGATTGCTCAGCGGATGCACGTCCCCGACTCCGGCGCGGGATCGATCACCGAACTGCGGGCGCATTTTCCGGACGAACACGCACAACCCGGACACGAACGGGGCAATGCCGGACATTAG
- a CDS encoding LuxR C-terminal-related transcriptional regulator — protein sequence MMASSSSSLDFHGDSPVVAVAGHGVDSPIPDLSFAPVRCGAAFARFDRALAADGHTVLLCGPAGSGKTVVLVDWVTRLHRKRGPRVVWSTVTEQLAEGGDLLGMLTRTLDPAPDLGSDGLLRTPVDRAADLIAVLAEHEPTVLVIDDAHLLTDPLQLAGLEFLLTHLPTQFTVLIAGRFDPPLRWHTLDLAARLTRVGATELALSPDRVAQLLAQHGCRLDDAELTVVQNLTRGWAALVRIAAIYLSTNAADRDTALTALARPSHAVADFLVAELLDSLPAPTLDFLLATAVPAQFCLPLAEELAGEDAARIIDELLRANFPLHTVAHAGELWHTYHPLLRAYLLAEAVHTRPERLSAGHRRVAEWFTAAAMPAPALEHVLAEPGTPGLAAFLRDWGPRMVLDGTGHTLLAAVEHVPELAEDTFVRLLRAAVAVEEGDIAAAEVYLEAAHVGAAGLSRLAPADWVHALDQAVSAGVAVLVGDSASTRWPLPTLTGQHDLDCYAALQCGAAEVFGGDAETGATALRHAIVHAEEAGLGRVAVRARTASAMAAGVAGRVGELRTLAAQAVDCAQRFELAGSTEAALARLIAADGAYRQGREFERPLPSLPGTTAHESMVPAPLRQAAIALGLLSFAEAADRAAAATTMSKQVHRLLDESPMLLGLGAQVIDVLWLLLRLQARTDAQQLVDHAARTLGPAPELAVAEAGLAIYTHRPAAAVTLLEPLLTGAPRLGPAAVVTAWLLVAVAADRLDRPRKVDDAIEQALAHADDEQLIRPFLDVPGAAELLDRLGGRFGRFDTFVDRIRAHRGAAVGAPQLTDTELVVLRQLPSGMTAISIAGDLGISVNTVKTHLRGIYQKLGVNARAEAIAQARGLGLL from the coding sequence ATGATGGCTTCGTCGTCGAGTTCGCTGGACTTCCATGGTGACAGCCCGGTGGTTGCTGTCGCCGGCCATGGTGTGGACAGCCCGATCCCGGATCTGTCCTTCGCGCCAGTGCGCTGCGGTGCGGCGTTCGCCCGGTTCGACCGGGCACTGGCGGCCGACGGGCACACGGTCCTGCTGTGCGGCCCGGCGGGCAGCGGCAAGACCGTGGTGCTGGTCGACTGGGTGACCCGGCTGCACCGCAAGCGCGGACCGCGCGTGGTCTGGTCGACCGTCACCGAACAGCTCGCCGAGGGCGGTGACCTGCTCGGCATGCTGACCCGGACGCTCGATCCCGCCCCCGATCTGGGCTCCGACGGACTGCTGCGCACGCCGGTGGATCGCGCCGCCGACCTGATCGCGGTGCTGGCCGAGCACGAGCCGACGGTCCTGGTGATCGATGACGCCCACCTGCTCACCGATCCGCTGCAACTGGCCGGTCTGGAATTCCTGCTGACCCACCTGCCGACCCAGTTCACCGTGCTGATCGCGGGCCGCTTCGATCCACCACTACGCTGGCACACCCTCGACCTGGCCGCTCGGCTCACCCGGGTCGGCGCCACCGAGCTGGCGCTCTCGCCGGACCGCGTCGCCCAGTTGCTGGCCCAGCACGGCTGCCGCCTCGACGACGCCGAACTCACCGTGGTGCAGAACCTCACCCGTGGCTGGGCCGCGCTGGTCCGGATCGCGGCCATCTACCTGTCCACCAACGCGGCCGACCGTGACACCGCGCTCACCGCGCTGGCGCGGCCCTCGCACGCGGTCGCCGACTTCCTGGTGGCCGAGCTCCTCGACTCGCTGCCCGCGCCGACCCTCGACTTCCTGCTCGCCACTGCGGTCCCCGCGCAGTTCTGCCTGCCGCTGGCCGAGGAACTGGCCGGCGAGGACGCCGCCCGGATCATCGACGAACTCCTGCGTGCCAACTTCCCCCTGCACACCGTCGCGCACGCGGGCGAACTCTGGCACACCTACCATCCGCTGCTGCGCGCCTACCTGCTCGCCGAGGCCGTGCACACCAGGCCGGAACGGCTGTCCGCCGGTCATCGCCGGGTCGCCGAGTGGTTCACCGCCGCTGCCATGCCCGCTCCCGCGCTGGAGCACGTGCTGGCCGAGCCGGGCACGCCCGGCCTGGCGGCTTTCCTGCGGGACTGGGGCCCACGGATGGTGCTCGATGGCACGGGGCACACCCTGCTCGCGGCCGTCGAGCACGTGCCCGAGCTGGCCGAGGACACCTTCGTGCGCCTGCTGCGCGCGGCCGTCGCCGTGGAGGAAGGCGATATCGCCGCCGCCGAGGTCTACCTGGAAGCCGCCCATGTCGGCGCTGCCGGACTCTCGCGGCTGGCGCCCGCCGACTGGGTGCACGCGCTCGATCAGGCGGTCAGCGCGGGAGTTGCTGTGCTGGTAGGTGATTCGGCCTCGACGCGGTGGCCACTGCCCACGCTGACCGGTCAACACGACCTCGACTGCTATGCGGCGCTGCAGTGCGGTGCCGCCGAGGTCTTCGGTGGTGACGCCGAGACCGGGGCGACGGCGCTGCGCCACGCCATCGTGCACGCCGAGGAAGCCGGCCTCGGGCGCGTGGCGGTCCGCGCGCGCACCGCCTCGGCCATGGCGGCGGGCGTCGCGGGCCGGGTGGGGGAGTTGCGTACCCTGGCCGCGCAGGCCGTCGACTGCGCGCAACGCTTCGAGCTCGCCGGGTCCACCGAGGCGGCGCTGGCCCGGTTGATCGCGGCCGATGGCGCCTATCGGCAGGGGAGGGAGTTCGAACGTCCGCTGCCGAGTCTGCCGGGGACGACCGCGCACGAGTCGATGGTGCCCGCGCCGCTGCGCCAGGCCGCGATCGCGCTCGGTCTGCTGAGTTTCGCCGAGGCCGCCGACCGCGCGGCCGCGGCGACCACGATGAGCAAGCAGGTGCACCGGCTGCTCGACGAGTCGCCGATGCTGCTCGGGCTGGGCGCGCAGGTCATCGACGTGCTGTGGCTGCTGCTGCGGCTGCAGGCGCGCACCGATGCCCAGCAGCTGGTCGATCACGCGGCGCGCACGCTCGGCCCGGCGCCGGAACTGGCGGTCGCCGAGGCGGGCTTGGCCATCTACACCCATCGTCCCGCCGCCGCCGTGACCCTGCTCGAGCCGCTGCTGACCGGTGCCCCGAGGCTCGGGCCCGCCGCGGTGGTGACGGCCTGGCTGCTGGTCGCGGTGGCCGCCGACCGGCTCGATCGCCCCCGCAAGGTCGACGACGCGATCGAACAGGCGCTCGCCCACGCCGACGACGAGCAGCTGATCCGCCCGTTCCTCGACGTGCCGGGCGCGGCCGAACTGCTCGACCGGCTGGGTGGCCGCTTCGGCCGCTTCGACACCTTCGTCGACCGGATCCGCGCCCACCGCGGCGCGGCGGTGGGCGCGCCACAGCTCACCGACACCGAACTCGTTGTGCTGCGCCAACTTCCGTCGGGGATGACGGCGATCAGTATCGCCGGCGACCTCGGTATCTCGGTGAACACCGTGAAGACCCACCTGCGCGGCATCTATCAGAAGCTCGGCGTGAACGCCCGCGCCGAGGCCATCGCGCAGGCCCGCGGTCTCGGCCTGCTCTGA